One Mesorhizobium sp. L-2-11 genomic region harbors:
- the fdxB gene encoding ferredoxin III, nif-specific, producing MRSTFISRDGSIWVPEYLVAIDGKICIGCGRCFKVCSREVMHLYGVDDAGEILGACDGGDDDFDGELNRMIMVVDHAGRCIGCGACGRVCPKNCQTHVAADQIAA from the coding sequence ATGAGGAGCACATTCATCAGCCGCGACGGCTCCATATGGGTGCCGGAATATCTGGTCGCTATAGATGGCAAGATCTGTATCGGCTGCGGCCGCTGTTTCAAAGTCTGCTCGCGCGAGGTCATGCATCTTTACGGCGTCGACGACGCGGGCGAAATCCTCGGCGCCTGCGATGGCGGTGACGACGACTTCGATGGTGAGCTCAATCGCATGATCATGGTCGTTGACCATGCGGGCCGCTGCATTGGCTGCGGAGCCTGCGGCCGCGTCTGCCCAAAGAACTGCCAGACCCATGTCGCGGCCGACCAGATCGCAGCATGA
- the queE gene encoding 7-carboxy-7-deazaguanine synthase — MSYAVKEIFYTLQGEGRNAGRAAVFCRFAGCNLWSGREGDRARAFCGFCDTDFVGVDGPGGGHFATARELALAVEQAWRGSGTGQRLVVLTGGEPLLQIDEELLEALHFLAFEIAVETNGTIPTLAGIDWLCVSPKCNARLVVMAGDELKLVYPQIGAEPEHFEVLAFEHLLLQPMDGPEREANTAAAMAYCLANPRWRLSLQTHKLLGIP, encoded by the coding sequence ATGTCATATGCGGTCAAGGAAATTTTCTACACCCTTCAAGGCGAAGGACGAAATGCCGGGCGGGCTGCCGTATTTTGTCGTTTCGCCGGCTGTAACCTTTGGTCGGGACGTGAAGGCGACCGGGCAAGAGCATTCTGCGGATTCTGCGACACCGATTTCGTTGGGGTAGATGGCCCCGGTGGCGGACATTTTGCCACCGCACGGGAGCTTGCGTTGGCGGTCGAACAGGCCTGGCGCGGGTCGGGAACTGGGCAGCGTCTTGTCGTGCTCACCGGAGGGGAACCCCTCCTCCAGATCGATGAAGAACTCCTGGAAGCGCTGCATTTCCTGGCGTTTGAAATTGCCGTGGAGACCAACGGTACCATTCCCACACTCGCCGGCATCGACTGGCTGTGCGTCAGTCCGAAATGCAATGCACGCCTCGTGGTGATGGCAGGGGACGAGCTAAAGCTTGTATATCCTCAGATTGGCGCGGAGCCTGAACATTTCGAAGTTCTCGCGTTTGAGCACCTTTTGCTTCAGCCGATGGATGGGCCCGAGCGCGAGGCGAATACGGCCGCCGCAATGGCCTATTGTCTTGCCAACCCACGTTGGCGCCTGAGCCTGCAAACCCACAAACTTCTCGGGATCCCATGA
- the queC gene encoding 7-cyano-7-deazaguanine synthase QueC translates to MQRDPGTALVLFSGGQDSTTCLAWALENFERVETIGFDYGQRHRIELDVRPYLIERIRTDFPAWRGRLGEDHMIDMAVLGQISDTALTRDVEIALNANGITNTFVPGRNLLFLGFAAAIAYRMGANHLVIGVSERDRFSYPDCRDDAVKAMQLALNLGMETRFVIHTPLTQCDKAQTWALADWLGGEALVKLICEGSHTCYSGDREHRHSWGFGCGTCVECNLRAAGWEQFRSCKEAPVTAHEMT, encoded by the coding sequence ATGCAACGAGATCCGGGAACCGCACTCGTCCTTTTCTCCGGCGGCCAGGATTCGACAACCTGCCTGGCTTGGGCGCTGGAGAACTTCGAGCGCGTCGAGACAATCGGCTTCGACTATGGGCAGCGGCATCGGATCGAGCTCGATGTGCGGCCTTACCTGATCGAGCGCATTCGAACAGACTTTCCGGCCTGGCGTGGTCGACTGGGCGAGGACCACATGATTGACATGGCCGTGCTCGGTCAAATCAGTGATACCGCGCTCACGCGCGACGTCGAGATCGCACTGAACGCGAACGGCATAACAAATACCTTCGTGCCTGGCCGCAACCTTCTGTTCCTCGGCTTTGCGGCCGCGATAGCTTACCGGATGGGCGCGAATCACCTCGTAATCGGCGTGTCCGAGAGGGATCGTTTCAGCTACCCGGATTGTCGAGATGACGCAGTTAAGGCGATGCAACTTGCCCTGAACCTTGGAATGGAAACGCGTTTCGTCATTCACACACCCCTCACGCAGTGTGACAAGGCGCAGACCTGGGCGCTGGCGGATTGGCTGGGCGGCGAGGCGCTGGTGAAGCTCATCTGCGAAGGAAGTCACACCTGCTATAGCGGAGACCGCGAGCATAGACATAGCTGGGGTTTCGGTTGCGGTACTTGCGTCGAGTGTAATCTTCGCGCAGCAGGATGGGAGCAATTCCGATCCTGCAAAGAGGCACCCGTGACCGCCCATGAAATGACGTGA
- a CDS encoding CCE_0567 family metalloprotein, producing MSNLDEMAKKVRKLQLRAAIAKTNLRDLAEGLPVKWIEIEEVAEKTHAVYAELDGARRELAKMKTLR from the coding sequence ATGTCAAACCTGGATGAGATGGCGAAGAAAGTCCGAAAGCTTCAACTGCGCGCGGCAATTGCCAAGACGAACTTGCGCGACCTTGCCGAGGGTCTTCCAGTCAAATGGATTGAGATAGAGGAAGTCGCCGAGAAAACGCATGCCGTTTATGCCGAGTTGGATGGTGCCAGGAGAGAGCTCGCCAAAATGAAGACTTTGCGATGA
- a CDS encoding 1-aminocyclopropane-1-carboxylate deaminase — MLKKFERYPLTFGPTPIEKLDRLGKHLGGKVEIYAKREDCNSGLAFGGNKLRKLEYIIPDAIASDADTLVTVGGVQSNHTRMVAAVAAKIGMKCLLVQESWVPHEDVVYDRVGNILLSRILGAEVRLVDDGFDIGIRRSWEKALYEVKARGGRPYAIPAGASVHPNGGLGYVGFAEEVRAQEEQLGFAFDYMVVCTVTGSTHAGMLVGFAKDGRQRNVIGIDASATPAKTKPQVLGIARHTATLVELGTEPVEDDVVLLEDYAYPRYGIPSEETKEAIRLCARLEGMITDPVYEGKSMQGMIDLVQKGFFPAGSRILYAHLGGAPAINGYGYTFRNG, encoded by the coding sequence ATGCTAAAAAAATTCGAGCGTTACCCGCTCACCTTTGGACCCACACCCATCGAGAAGCTCGACCGGCTCGGCAAGCATCTGGGTGGCAAGGTCGAAATCTACGCCAAACGCGAGGACTGCAACTCCGGTCTGGCGTTCGGCGGCAACAAGCTGCGCAAGCTCGAATACATCATCCCCGACGCGATCGCGTCAGATGCCGATACCCTTGTCACCGTGGGCGGCGTGCAGTCCAACCATACGCGGATGGTCGCCGCCGTTGCCGCCAAGATCGGCATGAAATGTCTCCTGGTCCAGGAGAGCTGGGTTCCACATGAGGATGTCGTCTACGACCGGGTCGGCAACATTCTCTTGAGCCGCATCTTGGGCGCAGAGGTGCGTCTGGTCGACGATGGCTTTGACATCGGTATCCGCCGCAGCTGGGAAAAAGCGCTCTATGAGGTCAAGGCAAGGGGCGGCAGGCCCTATGCGATACCGGCCGGGGCATCTGTTCACCCGAATGGGGGCCTCGGCTATGTGGGGTTCGCGGAGGAAGTGCGCGCCCAGGAGGAACAGCTTGGGTTTGCCTTCGACTACATGGTCGTTTGCACGGTCACCGGTTCAACGCATGCCGGCATGCTCGTCGGATTCGCCAAGGACGGTCGGCAGCGCAACGTGATCGGTATCGATGCCTCTGCCACGCCTGCAAAAACCAAGCCGCAGGTGCTTGGGATTGCCCGACATACAGCGACCCTCGTCGAGCTCGGCACGGAACCTGTCGAGGATGACGTGGTGCTGCTCGAAGACTACGCGTACCCGCGGTACGGCATTCCATCCGAGGAAACTAAGGAGGCGATCCGTCTGTGTGCGCGGCTCGAGGGTATGATTACCGATCCCGTCTATGAGGGCAAATCGATGCAAGGGATGATCGACCTCGTTCAAAAAGGCTTTTTTCCAGCGGGCTCGAGGATCCTTTACGCGCATCTCGGCGGCGCGCCGGCCATCAACGGTTATGGCTACACCTTTCGCAATGGCTGA
- a CDS encoding exopolysaccharide production repressor protein, which yields MIFCRLLGLLLCGTAATVYFASQSIRLTVVATLACSLLLQMVYFASVLFLIWRSSCAGKAGQGLSFSIGPRKFGTSRLTMMRVGMKLKMGPSAVKRSAYRCYSREAP from the coding sequence ATGATCTTTTGTCGGCTCCTAGGGCTGCTCTTGTGCGGCACCGCTGCTACCGTTTACTTCGCTTCGCAGTCGATCCGTCTAACCGTCGTCGCCACGCTGGCCTGCTCGCTGCTGCTCCAGATGGTTTATTTCGCAAGTGTGCTCTTTCTGATTTGGCGATCCAGCTGCGCTGGCAAAGCCGGGCAAGGGCTGAGCTTTTCGATAGGTCCCAGGAAGTTCGGTACCAGTCGCCTGACGATGATGAGGGTAGGAATGAAACTCAAGATGGGGCCCAGCGCAGTCAAACGCTCGGCATATCGCTGCTACTCCCGTGAGGCGCCGTAA